The following DNA comes from Anastrepha obliqua isolate idAnaObli1 chromosome 1, idAnaObli1_1.0, whole genome shotgun sequence.
CACAATACGCACAGCAATTGGTAGATTCAAACAATGTCCAAGATAAAATTTTTGTGATGCCCggtaaaatagaagaaatagaTATTCCTGAAATGGTTGATGTAATTATATCAGAGCCAATGGGATATATGCTCTATAACGAACGCATGCTGGAAACGTATTTGCATGCCAGAAAGTGGCTGAAACCGAACGGCAAAATGTTTCCTACCCACGGTGACTTGCACATTGCCCCATTCTCTGATGAATCACTCTATTCGGAACAGTACAATAAAGCCAACTTTTGGTATCAGTCTGCGTTCCATGGGGTCGATTTAACTACGCTTCATAAAGAAGGAATGAAGGAGTACTTTCGACAGCCTATTGTCGATACGTTTGACATACGCATTTGCATGGCAAAATCTGTACGCCACGTTTGTGACTTTCTCCGTGATAATGAGAATGACTTACACAATATAGGTATGCAGACTATAAAGAATGCTGCTGTACtaccaaatatttaatttcatttgctgCTCATTTTCAGATATACCACTCCAGTTTCATATTTTGCAAACCGGCATCTGCCATGGACTCGCTTTTTGGTTTGATGTTGAGTTTTGTGGCTCTAGCCAGCAGGTTTGGCTTTCCACGTCGCCAACAGCACCACTGACTCACTGGTATCAAGTTCGTTGTCTATTGCCCATGccgatttttattaaacaaggCCAACTTTTAACCGGGCGTGTGTTGCTTGAAGCTAATCGACGACAATCTTATGATGTGACGATTGACTTACATATAGAAGGAACATTGATATCCTCAAGCAATACGTTGGATTTGAAAAATCCTTACTTTAGATACACAGGTGCACCGGTGCAGGCACCACCAGGAACTAGCACCCAAAGCCCTTCTGAGCAATACTGGTCACAATTAGACACCACCCAGGGAACTCGAAGTGGTAAGTTTTTGCGCTTATAAGtgtgttttgcttgtttttgtttttgctaataaCACTGAATTATTTTAGCAAGCAATTTACCGAATGGCATAACTGTTAATGGACTTTCGGAAACTTCAATGGACATCACACACACGCTTATGAATCCTCACAACTAAATTAAGTAGTTCAAGGCACTTTCGAATTGTGTAAAAACATggtcaattttttattgaaactatTCGATTCTGGCTACACGACCATCCGGAAAAGATAACATTTAAATGTCAAGGTGAAATCGTTTaaaaccaatatttatttattttttttgattattaataGATTTAATGCTCGTTTGGATTTggtacacacacaaacacaaatgATTTTAAAGAAATGGACGAAGATAgagtacttttttttaaatcagtgaTTTTGTGGTGCGTGGTGGTTTTCGCCAGAATGTATTTGTaagaaaagaatttatttaacctcgaaatgtttttttttgtaaattagtaCAGACGGCTATACAGAATACACATATACAAATGACTCactcatatacacatatgttttaagtgcaaactgATAATACACCAACATACAGAAACCGTAACTAGTAATAGGAAGCTATTGAAGCGAGTGGCACTGTAAGCTAAACTTTAAGAAACAATCATGGCAGACTAACAATGTATAGATGTTGTGTTTCTTTAGTAGTAAACATACAGTAAATAGAATGTgtattgaataatttaaatttaaatataacaataaaCCACGTAGCTTAAGTGCAAAAAACGGAGTAACGCGATTGTATTCACGAAGCAATGCAATTTTCAAGATGTTTTACTGTATAACCAAGAGAAATGTTTTATTACcccagatatatacatataaaacgcTTGGCAAGCCTGCTTATACATATACTGATTTACAGTTACAATAGAAGAGAAGTAAACATTATTGTCAAAGTCAAACTGAttagcgaaaacaaaaaaacaaaagcatttaCCTTACGTCTAACAAATATCGAGACTGCAGCCGTTCAGGTCTTGCATTTGAAGTGTAACTTAATTTCTTAAATTCACTTTAGTACCCTTTGCTGTACTCCTATCGTTTGCTAGTTACGCTTGGCATTCAAATTAACTTATTTATATGAAATCGAAGTATGTTACTTTACATTAAGCCTATCCATAAGTTTCGATTagttagatttttaattttgtgtaagACTAAAGTGGAAGCcaatttttgtgctttttgtatttagtatttagttaTACATATTACCACTAAATACATAAACGCGTATTAACTGTACTCCTTAATGTAGGCTGTAGTTCATAGTTCCTAGTTATAAGCGTTGTAAGCATCTACAtccatttaatataaatataaatattaagaacGCCAGCGGGCTCTCGTTTTCTAGCATGCGACTTGTCGCAATGTTGTGCTTGCtgaaatttatgatatttgccactatttatgtatttatgcaatGCAAACCTCTTTCATATCGTTTGAACGAATTAAAATAACTTGTATACTGTTCCTTTCACCCTTTTTTGTTAGCAGTAGGCATTTCTATTTCTCCGTCTCTTATTATAGAACGTCGTCCTAATTTTTAGTTACGTTTAATTAAGGAGATTATTATGTTAATTTTCTAACGGGAGCAAAACGACATCTTGAGCAACACATTTACTATTTAAATATAGATATAAATATTGTATCCAAATGTTAAAagtacattattttattttgattgtcATTGCATTAAGTGGTGGATGCAATTTCGCAATCTAGTTAGACATTTCATTTGTTTGCAAAAGCTGaagttatattattgtataaccATTTGATGTAAAAGTATATGATAGAGGATGATATTGAAG
Coding sequences within:
- the LOC129250238 gene encoding histone-arginine methyltransferase CARMER, translated to MSTNINNVVHERVERNNSSSSLCTLNSSGHSKHNSGVFTVSNVCGTSGGGNGGLSADGTCSFNGVVISEVVDETNLKFSCKYKNSCSLLCIYDPQGVLLKITLDNDTSNVLKEYLLTYDTDAAQIGRQTYALSLDSDNLVFRFTSVYEQQRFRKLVDSVKHLRPKSVFSQRTEESSASQYFQFYGYLSQQQNMMQDYVRTSTYQRAILGNSIDFHNKIVLDVGAGSGILSFFAVQAGAAKVYAIEASNMAQYAQQLVDSNNVQDKIFVMPGKIEEIDIPEMVDVIISEPMGYMLYNERMLETYLHARKWLKPNGKMFPTHGDLHIAPFSDESLYSEQYNKANFWYQSAFHGVDLTTLHKEGMKEYFRQPIVDTFDIRICMAKSVRHVCDFLRDNENDLHNIDIPLQFHILQTGICHGLAFWFDVEFCGSSQQVWLSTSPTAPLTHWYQVRCLLPMPIFIKQGQLLTGRVLLEANRRQSYDVTIDLHIEGTLISSSNTLDLKNPYFRYTGAPVQAPPGTSTQSPSEQYWSQLDTTQGTRSASNLPNGITVNGLSETSMDITHTLMNPHN